One genomic window of Microbacterium testaceum StLB037 includes the following:
- a CDS encoding sugar-binding transcriptional regulator: MVTQAEARGRDALRAAQLYYMQDLTMDAIAHEMRVSRSSVSRLLQHARDVGLVTISISPPDDARGQMAQRIADRFGIAAHVVPTPARTTEADRLERTALTAARILTERVESSMTVGIAWGSTLSAIARHVPAKDVHDTHIVQMNGAANVRTSGIPYAGEILSRFGTAWSSSVHQFPVPALFDDPQTKRAMWRERSVRSVLEIQDRVGLFVFGLGSPQADVPSHVYSSDYFDVRDRAVIEREGVVGDCATVFYRVDGSSDIPELNARSSGPDLDTVRRIPRRFCVVSSLSKLDALRGALAAGLVTELVVEEALARRLLSVTR; the protein is encoded by the coding sequence ATGGTGACCCAGGCAGAAGCCCGCGGGCGGGATGCTCTCCGCGCCGCGCAGCTCTACTACATGCAAGACCTGACGATGGACGCCATCGCCCACGAGATGCGCGTCTCGCGCTCCTCGGTGTCGCGGCTGCTGCAGCACGCGCGCGACGTGGGGCTCGTGACCATCTCCATCAGTCCGCCCGACGACGCCCGCGGGCAAATGGCGCAGCGCATCGCCGATCGCTTCGGCATCGCGGCGCACGTCGTGCCGACGCCCGCGCGCACCACCGAGGCCGACCGGCTCGAGCGGACGGCGCTGACCGCCGCGCGCATCCTCACCGAGCGCGTCGAATCGTCCATGACGGTGGGCATCGCCTGGGGCTCGACCCTCTCCGCGATCGCCCGACACGTCCCGGCGAAGGACGTGCACGACACCCACATCGTGCAGATGAACGGTGCCGCCAACGTGCGCACGAGTGGCATCCCGTACGCCGGGGAGATCCTGTCGCGTTTCGGCACGGCCTGGTCGTCGTCCGTGCACCAATTCCCGGTTCCCGCGCTCTTCGACGATCCGCAGACGAAGCGTGCGATGTGGCGCGAGCGCTCGGTGCGTTCCGTCCTGGAGATCCAGGATCGCGTCGGGCTCTTCGTCTTCGGTCTGGGGTCGCCGCAGGCCGACGTCCCGTCCCACGTCTACAGCAGCGACTACTTCGACGTCCGTGACCGGGCGGTGATCGAGCGGGAGGGGGTGGTCGGCGACTGCGCCACCGTGTTCTACCGCGTCGACGGGTCGAGCGACATCCCGGAGCTGAACGCCCGCTCGAGCGGTCCCGACCTCGACACCGTCCGGCGCATCCCGCGCCGCTTCTGCGTCGTCTCGAGCCTGTCGAAGCTCGACGCCCTGCGCGGCGCGCTCGCCGCCGGCCTGGTCACCGAGCTCGTCGTGGAAGAGGCTCTCGCCCGCCGCCTGCTGAGCGTCACGCGCTGA
- a CDS encoding lysophospholipid acyltransferase family protein, translated as MGATYVLGRSLIAPLARAVYRPRVEGRENVPRTGPVIFASNHLSFIDSIAIPVAAPRPVHFMAKSAYFEKWASRQFFTAIGAIPVERGAGQKALDALDQQRALLEDGRAVALYPEGTRSLDGRLYKGRTGVAFLALQTGAPVVPVGLIGTDKVMPVGAKIPTTKERITVRFGEPLDLSPHGPATSGRARRGATDEIMAAIHALSEQELANAYNEAPAQNPLERIKQVLPHERL; from the coding sequence ATGGGTGCGACGTACGTCCTCGGACGCTCGCTCATCGCCCCGCTCGCCCGCGCCGTCTATCGCCCGCGCGTCGAGGGGCGAGAGAACGTGCCGCGTACCGGCCCGGTGATCTTCGCGAGCAATCATCTGTCGTTCATCGACTCCATCGCGATCCCGGTCGCGGCACCGCGCCCGGTGCACTTCATGGCGAAGTCGGCGTACTTCGAGAAGTGGGCCTCGCGGCAGTTCTTCACCGCGATCGGCGCGATCCCCGTCGAACGCGGAGCCGGGCAGAAGGCCCTCGACGCCCTCGACCAGCAGCGCGCCCTCCTCGAGGACGGCCGCGCGGTCGCCCTCTACCCGGAGGGGACGCGTTCCCTCGACGGCCGCCTCTACAAGGGCCGCACCGGCGTCGCCTTCCTCGCCCTGCAGACCGGCGCCCCGGTCGTTCCGGTGGGCCTCATCGGAACCGACAAGGTCATGCCGGTCGGGGCGAAGATCCCCACGACGAAAGAACGCATCACGGTCCGCTTCGGCGAACCCCTCGACCTCTCCCCCCACGGCCCCGCCACCTCGGGCCGGGCGCGCCGCGGAGCGACCGACGAGATCATGGCCGCCATCCACGCGCTCAGCGAGCAGGAGCTCGCGAACGCCTACAACGAGGCTCCGGCACAGAACCCCCTCGAGCGCATCAAGCAGGTCCTCCCGCACGAGCGGCTCTGA
- the dhaM gene encoding dihydroxyacetone kinase phosphoryl donor subunit DhaM, translated as MIGLVAVSHSRALADAAVELALQMGGENPPTVRVAAGGPDGDLGTDAVAIAAAIDEADSGDGVLVLMDLGSAILSAETALEFVAEPDRVRLSPAPFVEGLVAAVVTAAGGADLAAVAAECATAGDAKRRQLGEDDGAGVSASGTGEAAAEASFEAVVTNPSGLHARPAATFVKTASRYDADVRIADLDAGSEEISGRSLLALMALGIRQGSRVRVSASGPEAPAALTELRALIEDGFGER; from the coding sequence GTGATCGGTCTCGTCGCGGTCTCGCACTCGCGCGCCCTCGCCGACGCCGCCGTCGAGCTGGCCCTGCAGATGGGCGGTGAGAATCCGCCCACGGTGCGCGTCGCCGCCGGGGGGCCGGATGGCGACCTCGGCACGGATGCCGTCGCCATCGCCGCCGCGATCGACGAGGCCGACAGCGGCGACGGTGTGCTCGTCCTGATGGATCTCGGCTCCGCGATCCTGAGTGCGGAGACGGCGCTGGAGTTCGTCGCCGAGCCCGACCGCGTCCGGCTGAGCCCCGCGCCGTTCGTCGAGGGACTCGTCGCCGCGGTGGTCACCGCGGCCGGTGGTGCCGACCTCGCCGCGGTCGCGGCGGAGTGCGCTACGGCCGGAGACGCGAAGCGGCGGCAGCTCGGCGAGGACGACGGCGCCGGGGTCTCGGCATCCGGTACCGGGGAGGCCGCGGCCGAAGCCTCGTTCGAGGCGGTCGTCACCAATCCGTCGGGCCTGCACGCGCGACCCGCCGCCACCTTCGTCAAGACGGCGTCGCGCTACGACGCGGACGTGCGCATCGCCGACCTCGACGCGGGGTCCGAGGAGATCTCGGGTCGCAGCCTCTTGGCGCTCATGGCGCTCGGCATCCGCCAAGGCTCGCGCGTGCGCGTCAGCGCGAGTGGACCCGAGGCGCCGGCCGCGCTGACCGAGCTGCGGGCGCTGATCGAGGACGGCTTCGGCGAACGCTGA
- the dhaK gene encoding dihydroxyacetone kinase subunit DhaK: MKKFVNDPADVLAEALRGIQAAYPQLRVDAENRVILRAEPTRAGKVALVSGGGSGHEPLHGGFVGRGMLDAAAAGEVFTSPTPDQVLAATQAVDSGAGVLHIVKNYTGDVLNFEMAAELAAAEGVQVESVVVADDVAVQDSTWTAGRRGTGTTVVLEKIVGASAEEGADLATVAELARRVSAAGRSMGVALTSCTVPAAGRPTFELPDDEMEVGVGIHGEPGRSRVKLASAHEIAKLMVDPIVHDFGDPVGPAIVLLSGLGGTPLIEQYLLYGEIAPLLADAGVDVQRVLIGDYITSLDMAGASLTVVKADDEMLRLWDAPVVTPGLRWGA, from the coding sequence GTGAAGAAGTTCGTGAACGACCCGGCCGACGTGCTGGCCGAGGCCCTTCGAGGCATCCAAGCCGCTTATCCGCAGCTTCGTGTCGACGCGGAGAACCGCGTGATCCTGCGTGCGGAGCCGACCCGCGCGGGCAAGGTCGCGCTGGTGTCGGGTGGCGGCTCCGGCCACGAGCCGCTCCACGGCGGCTTCGTCGGACGCGGCATGCTCGACGCGGCCGCCGCGGGCGAGGTCTTCACCTCCCCGACGCCCGACCAGGTGCTCGCCGCGACCCAGGCGGTCGACTCGGGGGCGGGCGTCCTCCACATCGTGAAGAACTACACCGGCGACGTGCTGAACTTCGAGATGGCGGCAGAGCTCGCCGCCGCCGAGGGCGTCCAGGTCGAATCGGTCGTGGTGGCCGACGACGTCGCCGTGCAGGATTCCACGTGGACGGCGGGGCGCCGCGGCACGGGCACCACGGTGGTGCTGGAGAAGATCGTGGGCGCATCGGCCGAGGAAGGCGCCGACCTCGCGACCGTCGCCGAGCTCGCGCGTCGCGTGTCCGCGGCCGGGCGTTCGATGGGGGTCGCGCTCACGAGTTGCACCGTTCCCGCCGCGGGACGCCCCACCTTCGAGCTGCCCGACGATGAGATGGAGGTCGGTGTCGGCATCCACGGCGAGCCCGGCCGCTCGCGCGTGAAACTGGCATCCGCTCACGAGATCGCGAAGCTCATGGTCGACCCGATCGTCCACGACTTCGGCGATCCGGTGGGGCCGGCCATCGTGCTCCTGTCGGGGCTCGGCGGCACGCCGCTCATCGAGCAGTACCTGCTCTACGGCGAGATCGCTCCCCTGCTGGCCGATGCGGGCGTCGACGTGCAGCGCGTGCTCATCGGCGACTACATCACGAGCCTCGACATGGCCGGGGCATCGCTCACGGTGGTGAAGGCCGACGACGAGATGCTGCGTCTGTGGGACGCGCCGGTCGTGACCCCAGGCCTGCGGTGGGGCGCATGA
- a CDS encoding Mur ligase family protein, whose amino-acid sequence MPTDATPNLPPVLRPERPPQRDLAELARRFGVRSVGEVEGTTLTGITLATADLRAGEAFVAIRGVNRHGAEFAATAAERGAVAVITDAEGAEIAASTGLPIVIVEDPRALLGDLSAWVYGTGPDDDIPQLLATTGTNGKTSVSHLLEGILGQLGVVTGLSSTAERHIAGEVIVSRLTTPEASEFHALLALMRERGVEAVAVEVSAQALTRHRVDGLVFDVAGFTNLTHDHLDDYADMREYFEAKLPLFRADRARRGVVCLDSASGAEIVARAEIPVVTIVTPAIAEDPSADADWTVDIVDERQEGTEFTLRARDGRALTTVVPVIGRHMAANAGLAIVMLLETGYAWERLVDALDGGRIDASLPGRTQLVSGPEGPAVYVDFGHSPDAFEKTLAAVRRVTPGKVVMLFGADGDRDATKRHDMGRTAVLGSDILVVTDHHPRHEDPDAIRAVLVEGARRARPDAEILEFTPPERAILEAVKLVGEGDAILWAGPGHQDYRDIRGVRTPYSARELSRRALRAAGWAVPEPQWPVPYPDDSTPSSDPERPVDFPA is encoded by the coding sequence ATGCCGACCGACGCCACCCCGAACCTCCCGCCCGTGCTCCGGCCCGAGCGTCCGCCCCAGCGCGACCTCGCCGAGCTCGCCCGCCGATTCGGCGTCCGCAGCGTCGGGGAGGTCGAGGGCACGACCCTCACGGGCATCACGCTCGCGACCGCCGACCTCCGCGCGGGAGAGGCTTTCGTCGCGATCCGCGGCGTGAACCGACACGGGGCGGAGTTCGCCGCGACGGCCGCCGAACGCGGGGCCGTCGCCGTCATCACCGACGCCGAGGGCGCCGAGATCGCGGCATCCACGGGTCTTCCGATCGTGATCGTGGAGGATCCGCGCGCGCTTCTGGGCGACCTGTCCGCGTGGGTGTACGGCACCGGCCCGGACGACGACATCCCTCAGCTGCTGGCCACGACCGGCACGAACGGCAAGACGAGCGTGTCGCACCTGCTCGAGGGGATCCTCGGGCAGCTGGGCGTCGTCACGGGCCTGTCGTCGACGGCGGAGCGCCACATCGCCGGAGAGGTCATCGTCTCGCGGCTCACCACCCCCGAGGCATCCGAGTTCCACGCCCTTCTCGCGCTCATGCGCGAACGCGGGGTCGAGGCCGTGGCGGTCGAGGTGAGCGCGCAGGCGCTCACCCGTCACCGCGTCGACGGTCTCGTCTTCGACGTGGCCGGCTTCACCAACCTCACCCACGACCACCTCGACGACTACGCCGACATGCGCGAGTACTTCGAGGCGAAGCTCCCCCTCTTCCGTGCCGACCGCGCGCGCCGCGGGGTCGTGTGCCTCGACTCGGCGTCGGGTGCCGAGATCGTGGCCCGCGCCGAGATCCCCGTGGTCACGATCGTCACCCCCGCGATCGCCGAGGACCCCTCCGCCGACGCCGACTGGACGGTCGACATCGTCGACGAGCGCCAGGAGGGCACCGAGTTCACCCTGCGCGCGCGCGACGGTCGGGCTCTCACCACCGTCGTCCCGGTGATCGGTCGGCACATGGCCGCCAACGCCGGCCTCGCGATCGTGATGCTGCTCGAGACCGGATACGCGTGGGAACGCCTCGTCGACGCCCTCGACGGCGGCCGCATCGACGCCTCCCTCCCGGGGCGCACGCAGCTCGTCTCCGGCCCCGAGGGCCCGGCGGTCTACGTCGACTTCGGCCACTCCCCCGACGCGTTCGAGAAGACCCTGGCCGCCGTTCGACGCGTGACCCCCGGCAAGGTCGTCATGCTCTTCGGGGCCGACGGCGACCGCGACGCCACCAAGCGCCACGACATGGGACGCACCGCCGTCCTCGGCAGCGACATCCTCGTCGTGACCGACCACCACCCCCGCCACGAGGATCCGGATGCCATCCGCGCGGTGCTCGTCGAGGGCGCACGCCGTGCACGGCCCGACGCCGAGATCCTCGAGTTCACTCCGCCCGAGCGCGCGATCCTCGAGGCCGTGAAGCTCGTCGGCGAGGGCGACGCGATCCTCTGGGCCGGGCCCGGGCACCAGGACTACCGTGACATCCGCGGGGTGCGCACGCCCTACTCCGCGCGCGAGCTGTCCCGGCGGGCGCTGCGCGCGGCGGGGTGGGCCGTGCCCGAGCCGCAGTGGCCCGTGCCGTACCCGGACGACAGCACGCCGTCGTCCGACCCCGAGCGCCCGGTGGACTTCCCCGCCTGA
- a CDS encoding FKBP-type peptidyl-prolyl cis-trans isomerase translates to MRFRPIASLSVAAVAVLLLAGCAGSSDDSQTPDASASPDAGQCQTPFTGDVPAGLEVSGDFQGAVTVTRPDGYAPTAIQRSTLIQGTGDEVKAGDLVKANYTVIDASTGAVALDSLKSDPSGMDMIVNAQQIFGAAVSCVPIGSRTVSTFPAGTLGEGSPAYILVADSISELPTRAEGTEVAPVEGMPTVTFADNGAPTITVPSTPAPTETRIENLRQGTGDVVNPGDTVIVQYTGVLYDGGTVFDSSWDKGAPTQFATTDVVPGFKQALEGQTVGSQVVAVIPPADGYGDQAKGSIPAGSTLVFVVDILGVQHATPTAQ, encoded by the coding sequence GTGCGCTTCCGCCCGATCGCTTCCCTGTCCGTCGCCGCCGTCGCGGTGCTGCTGCTGGCCGGGTGCGCCGGTTCGTCCGACGACAGCCAGACGCCGGACGCCAGTGCGAGCCCCGACGCGGGGCAGTGCCAGACGCCGTTCACGGGCGATGTTCCCGCCGGCCTCGAGGTGTCGGGCGACTTCCAGGGGGCGGTGACGGTCACCCGTCCCGACGGATACGCGCCGACCGCGATCCAGCGCAGCACCCTGATCCAGGGCACCGGCGACGAGGTGAAGGCCGGCGACCTCGTCAAGGCGAACTACACCGTGATCGACGCCTCGACCGGTGCGGTCGCGCTCGACTCGCTCAAGAGCGACCCCTCGGGCATGGACATGATCGTCAACGCGCAGCAGATCTTCGGAGCTGCGGTCTCGTGCGTCCCCATCGGGTCGCGCACCGTGTCGACCTTCCCCGCGGGAACGCTGGGCGAGGGCTCGCCCGCCTACATCCTCGTGGCCGACTCCATCTCCGAGCTGCCGACGCGGGCCGAGGGCACCGAGGTCGCCCCCGTCGAGGGAATGCCGACCGTGACCTTCGCCGACAACGGCGCACCGACCATCACCGTACCCAGCACGCCGGCACCCACCGAGACGCGCATCGAGAACCTCCGCCAGGGGACGGGCGATGTCGTGAACCCCGGCGACACCGTGATCGTGCAGTACACCGGCGTCCTCTACGACGGCGGCACCGTGTTCGACTCGAGCTGGGACAAGGGCGCGCCGACGCAGTTCGCGACGACCGACGTCGTTCCGGGCTTCAAGCAGGCGCTCGAAGGACAGACGGTCGGTTCGCAGGTCGTCGCGGTCATCCCTCCCGCCGACGGCTACGGCGACCAGGCCAAGGGCTCCATCCCGGCCGGGTCGACGCTGGTCTTCGTCGTCGACATCCTCGGCGTCCAGCACGCGACTCCCACCGCTCAGTAG
- the dxr gene encoding 1-deoxy-D-xylulose-5-phosphate reductoisomerase: MRRVLLLGSTGSIGTQALDVIRANADRFEVVGLAAGSDRAGVEAQAREFGVEHVALGAVEAEQLVRDVEADVVVNGITGSVGLGPTIAALETGRTLALANKESLIVGGDLVTALAAPGQIVPVDSEHSAIAQALRSGEAHEVRRLVLTASGGPFRGRSREQLRSVTPAEALAHPTWDMGRVVTTNSATLVNKGLEVIEAHLLFDVPYDRIDVTVHPQSIVHSMVEFIDGSTIAQASPPDMRLPISLGLDWPRRVSGVGAPLDWTTASHWTFEPLDEKAFGAVALAKKVGRAGATYPAVFNAANEQAVDAFHEGRLSFLGILEVVEAVVDRHDAPGTLTRESLAEAEDWARRTADAVIVAR; this comes from the coding sequence ATGCGCCGCGTCCTCCTCCTCGGTTCCACCGGCTCGATCGGCACGCAGGCGCTCGACGTCATCCGCGCGAACGCGGATCGCTTCGAGGTCGTCGGCCTCGCCGCCGGCTCCGATCGTGCCGGGGTCGAGGCGCAGGCGCGCGAGTTCGGCGTCGAGCACGTCGCCCTCGGCGCGGTCGAGGCCGAACAGCTCGTCCGCGACGTCGAGGCCGACGTGGTCGTCAACGGCATCACCGGCTCGGTCGGGCTCGGCCCCACGATCGCCGCGCTCGAGACGGGGCGGACCCTCGCGCTGGCCAACAAGGAGTCGCTGATCGTCGGTGGCGACCTCGTCACCGCGCTCGCCGCCCCCGGCCAGATCGTGCCGGTCGACTCCGAGCACTCCGCGATCGCGCAGGCGCTGCGCTCCGGAGAGGCGCACGAAGTGCGCCGGCTGGTGCTCACGGCATCCGGAGGCCCGTTCCGGGGACGCTCGCGGGAACAGCTGCGGAGCGTCACGCCCGCCGAGGCGCTTGCGCACCCCACGTGGGACATGGGGCGGGTCGTGACGACGAACTCCGCGACGCTGGTCAACAAGGGCCTCGAGGTCATCGAGGCGCACCTGCTGTTCGACGTGCCGTACGACCGCATCGACGTCACGGTGCACCCGCAGTCGATCGTGCACTCGATGGTCGAGTTCATCGACGGGTCGACGATCGCGCAGGCGTCACCGCCCGACATGCGCCTGCCGATCTCTCTCGGTCTCGACTGGCCCCGCCGTGTCTCCGGTGTCGGCGCGCCGCTGGACTGGACGACCGCGAGCCACTGGACCTTCGAGCCGCTCGATGAGAAGGCCTTCGGGGCCGTCGCACTCGCGAAGAAGGTCGGGCGCGCGGGAGCGACTTACCCCGCCGTCTTCAACGCCGCGAACGAGCAGGCCGTCGACGCGTTCCACGAGGGGCGACTGAGCTTCCTCGGCATCCTCGAGGTCGTCGAGGCGGTCGTCGACCGCCACGACGCGCCCGGAACACTCACCCGAGAATCACTCGCCGAGGCCGAGGACTGGGCACGTCGGACCGCGGATGCCGTGATCGTCGCGCGCTGA
- a CDS encoding M50 family metallopeptidase, with protein MTAIAFLIGVLVLVVGLAISIALHEMGHLLPAKIFGVRVGQYMIGFGPTLWSRRIGETEYGFKALPLGGFISMAGMYPPAPEGEEPSKRRSRFFATMVQDARDANAETLIGGDDRAFYRLPVWKRIIIMLGGPAMNLVLAVVLFTIALSGIGIQQGTTTVASVSECVIPASQQRQDCAPSDPVAPAKAAGMQPGDKMISIDGTPVSTFTEAAAIIQASPGKPLSMVIERDGAEQTIQFTPQSTDRAVTDAQGQPMTDASGAREYETIGFAGLSPQIAYEPQPIWTGVDATGQYIEHVAQIMVQLPVRIYGVAVDTLTGQPRDADSPMSVVGAGRMAGEIAAVDTPILDRVQQMILLLGGLNIALFAFNLIPLLPLDGGHVVVALWDGLKKLIARARGRIAKPVDATRLVPVTFVVVILLVGMGGVLFLADIFNPVKLL; from the coding sequence GTGACTGCGATCGCCTTCCTCATCGGTGTGCTCGTGCTCGTGGTGGGCCTCGCCATCTCGATCGCGCTGCACGAGATGGGCCACCTGCTCCCCGCCAAGATCTTCGGCGTGCGCGTCGGGCAGTACATGATCGGCTTCGGACCGACGCTGTGGTCGCGTCGGATCGGTGAGACCGAGTACGGGTTCAAGGCCCTGCCCCTCGGCGGCTTCATCTCGATGGCGGGCATGTACCCGCCCGCGCCCGAGGGGGAGGAGCCGTCGAAGCGACGCTCGCGCTTCTTCGCCACGATGGTGCAGGACGCCCGGGATGCCAACGCCGAGACGCTCATCGGGGGCGACGACCGCGCGTTCTACCGGCTCCCCGTGTGGAAGCGCATCATCATCATGCTCGGCGGGCCCGCGATGAACCTCGTCCTCGCGGTGGTGCTGTTCACGATCGCGCTGAGCGGTATCGGCATCCAGCAGGGGACGACCACCGTCGCTTCGGTCTCGGAGTGCGTGATCCCCGCCAGCCAGCAACGCCAGGACTGCGCGCCCTCCGACCCGGTCGCGCCCGCCAAGGCCGCGGGGATGCAGCCCGGCGACAAGATGATCTCGATCGACGGCACGCCGGTGTCGACCTTCACCGAAGCGGCGGCGATCATCCAGGCGTCTCCCGGCAAGCCCCTTTCGATGGTCATCGAGCGAGATGGCGCGGAGCAGACCATACAGTTCACCCCGCAGTCGACGGATCGGGCGGTGACCGATGCCCAGGGCCAGCCGATGACGGATGCCTCGGGCGCCCGTGAGTACGAGACCATCGGGTTTGCGGGTCTCAGCCCGCAGATCGCGTACGAGCCGCAGCCGATCTGGACGGGGGTCGACGCGACGGGCCAGTACATCGAGCACGTCGCGCAGATCATGGTGCAGCTGCCGGTGCGTATCTACGGCGTCGCGGTCGACACCCTCACGGGTCAGCCGCGCGACGCCGACAGCCCCATGAGCGTCGTCGGCGCCGGGCGGATGGCGGGGGAGATCGCCGCGGTGGACACCCCCATCCTCGATCGCGTGCAGCAGATGATCCTGCTGCTCGGCGGCCTCAACATCGCCCTCTTCGCCTTCAACCTCATTCCGCTGCTCCCGCTCGACGGGGGTCACGTGGTCGTGGCGCTCTGGGACGGGCTGAAGAAGCTGATCGCTCGGGCGCGCGGTCGGATCGCGAAGCCCGTGGATGCCACGCGCCTGGTACCCGTGACGTTCGTCGTCGTGATCCTGCTGGTGGGCATGGGCGGCGTGCTG
- the dhaL gene encoding dihydroxyacetone kinase subunit DhaL, with protein sequence MSGTVSTGDLVAWIRAFRDAVHQHKDELTRLDSEIGDADHGSNMARGLDAVVAKLDSAPANAGDLFKTVGMTLVSSVGGASGPLYGTLFLRMGPALSSDEVDATALGAALRAGVEGVVARGKAELGDKTMIDALSPALDAWDAAVTEGADAAGAARAAADAAARGRDATEPLVARKGRASYLGERSAGHLDPGAASATLLLEALRDALADAA encoded by the coding sequence ATGAGCGGCACCGTCTCGACCGGCGATCTCGTCGCCTGGATCCGCGCATTCCGCGACGCCGTGCACCAGCACAAAGACGAACTCACGCGCCTGGACTCGGAGATCGGCGACGCCGACCACGGTTCGAACATGGCGCGGGGCCTGGATGCCGTGGTCGCCAAGCTCGATTCCGCTCCGGCGAACGCCGGCGACCTGTTCAAGACCGTCGGCATGACGCTCGTCTCCTCTGTGGGCGGGGCGAGCGGTCCGCTCTACGGCACGCTCTTCCTCCGTATGGGACCCGCACTCTCGTCGGACGAGGTGGATGCCACGGCCCTGGGCGCGGCGCTCCGCGCGGGCGTGGAGGGAGTCGTCGCCCGCGGCAAGGCGGAGCTCGGCGACAAGACGATGATCGACGCCCTGTCTCCCGCGCTCGACGCATGGGACGCGGCCGTGACCGAGGGCGCCGACGCCGCCGGAGCCGCGCGGGCCGCCGCCGACGCCGCCGCCCGCGGCCGGGACGCCACCGAGCCGCTCGTCGCGCGCAAGGGTCGCGCGAGCTACCTCGGTGAGCGCAGCGCCGGCCACCTCGACCCGGGCGCCGCCTCGGCGACGCTCCTGCTCGAAGCGCTCCGCGACGCGCTGGCGGACGCCGCGTGA
- a CDS encoding MerR family transcriptional regulator — protein MLHIGEFSALTGLTVKALRHYDEQGLLGPARVDETSGHRFYAPRQIRDALTILALREADVPLPLIARVLGSPGDVGALEEQRDRVLRERRRHDAAFDAVLQAFDAPAGEIVLARREEPEQAFLGYPLAADPHAGVAEDGDTREGDTRSEDARDDDASDPFARAGVDVSDSHWVSTRVRDQETHDVTLCWPVPEAAAPDDLPGFISGVLPARTELFVTRGTDAAGLQDLGWYAEALTRLVEALAAEQRPHRDGFLMRYQVSPTGADSWDIDLSVVL, from the coding sequence ATGTTGCACATCGGAGAGTTCTCAGCCCTGACCGGCTTGACGGTCAAAGCCCTGCGTCATTACGACGAGCAGGGTCTGCTCGGACCCGCGCGGGTCGATGAAACGAGCGGGCACCGGTTCTATGCGCCGCGCCAGATCCGCGACGCCCTGACGATCCTCGCCCTGCGCGAGGCGGACGTCCCCCTGCCCCTGATCGCGCGCGTCCTCGGCTCGCCGGGGGACGTCGGTGCCCTGGAGGAGCAGCGCGACCGCGTGCTGCGGGAACGGCGACGGCACGACGCCGCGTTCGACGCGGTTCTGCAGGCGTTCGACGCCCCGGCGGGCGAGATCGTCCTCGCGCGGAGGGAGGAGCCGGAGCAGGCGTTCCTCGGGTACCCGCTCGCTGCGGATCCGCACGCGGGGGTGGCAGAGGACGGCGACACGCGCGAGGGCGATACCCGGAGCGAGGATGCCCGGGACGACGACGCATCCGACCCCTTCGCGCGAGCGGGCGTCGACGTCAGCGACTCGCACTGGGTCAGCACGAGGGTCCGCGATCAGGAGACGCACGACGTCACCCTGTGCTGGCCTGTGCCGGAAGCCGCGGCCCCGGACGACCTCCCCGGGTTCATCTCGGGGGTGCTCCCCGCCCGAACGGAGCTCTTCGTGACGCGCGGAACGGATGCCGCCGGGCTCCAGGACCTGGGATGGTACGCCGAGGCGCTGACGCGGCTCGTCGAGGCGCTCGCCGCTGAGCAGCGTCCGCATCGCGACGGGTTCCTGATGCGCTACCAGGTGAGCCCGACCGGAGCGGACTCCTGGGACATCGATCTGTCCGTCGTCCTCTGA